ATGATTTTACGGTGTTGATGAGAAAATGAgattttggaggaaaaggtAATTTTGGCATTTTggttagaaaatataatttacgaTTTTgatgtgaaattttttttaacgattttaaagttttggcataaaacataatattttgtgggtttgacaaaaaaaaatacaattttgcGGTTTTGCCGAGAAACAAAATTTTGGCTAGAAGgcaaatttttgaaattttagcagaaaaacatttttataaaaagtggGAAACACACAATTTTGTTGAAACAATTGTTTTAcaataaatagtaaaataaaataataagtaagAGTATTTTTGACTTTGGTAATTTTAAATGATTCGGACTACCATTTGATCTTAGCAGATGGAAGACGAAAAAATGACCAGCTCTCTCTTTTTGGAACTCATCCAAAGAATTTGGATGTTTTGGATGAGGTTTATTTTGTATATGGTCTTTGCATCTAGACAGGTTTCTTAATTTCATAAAAACTAACAACATTTGGTGACTGCGTCCAGATATAGTTAACCAAACAAACAGCCCCCAAGAGAGATATACCGTTTTCAAGAATGTAGACAGGAGGATTGCCATAGTTTTGCTTTATGTATTCCAACACTCCTTCAAGACCCCATGGAAGCACATCAATCTGTGGATGTATGACAGGGAATCAAGAACAAAGATTGTTAGCTAAGTGTACGAAAACATCACAGGTTTCTGAAATTGGTAGTTTTGGAACACATACAGTGAACAGTGTGGAATTCCCAATGGCTGTCCAAGAAAACGAAATAAAGAATCAGCTATGGCCTATGGGGTGAGGTATATGGTAGATTAAAGAAAATACAAgccaacacacacacacacgatcTCATGAGCGGAAAAACATACGGATCATTGATGCAGCCATATCTGAAAGAAAATCTCTTTGGCTGGGACTGGATAAGTCTGCCGTGGTGTAGGTTGTTGTGTAGTGTATGACTCCCAAGAAGTCGGATGAGTCTTTAACAAGATATGATTCTTCTTCCGAAAAACATGGCAGTCTCTTGCCCACGATTCTCCTCATTACATTAGGATAGTCCCCAAACACCAACGGATGCAAAACCCTAGAAAAATGAAAACAGTTCAACCAGCAGACAAAgaagaatttttaaataaacgCAAGATCAATGATCGTGCATGTTCAACAAACCAGCCTAATAAGAAATCTTTGGCTCTCTGAGTTGCAATCTCGTCCTCTTCAGAGGTAGTAAAAGGAACCATCCAGAATGCAAAAAAGGTTATACCTACAGATCCATTTTGCTTATGCTACACCATCGATCACGTACACACAAGAGTTAAATTCGAGCAGTATTCAATAATAGAACAGAGAGatatatgtatgtgtgtatGCACTTGCCTTATAATTTTGCTTATACAATCTCGCGGTCGATGCATGTGCAAGCAACATGTTATGGAGTACAATATATGGCTCAGTTGAAGTGTTTCCTTTGGTGCAGTTGACCATCTCAAAAGGAGGAGTACAATTAGTTTGAGAGAGAAATCCCACACCATAGTTTACCAATGCTAACATATTGGGCTCATTAATTGTTGACCAGAATTTCACTGTGTTCCCAAACTCTCTGAAGCAAACGTCAGCATAGGCCGTAAAGTCCTTGCTGCAAAAGATCACATAAGATGATACCTTACACTTCAGTTAGAGACTTATTATGTTGCAAGAAAAGGTTGGATTTTTACATGATTTTTCTGTCCTTCCATCCTCCATATTCATCTTCAAGAGCCTGAGGCAGATCATCGTGATACAATGTAACATGCGGTTCAATTCCTGCACTCTCTCGGTCATGCCAAACAAAACTCTGAACTCATGTTCTTTCCAAAACACATGACATAATCAAGCCAAATTATGACACTAAACTTACCATGTCTTTTGAGCTCTTGTATGAGATTTTTGTAGAAAAGCAAACCCTTTGGATTCACAGGACCTCTTCCACCTGAACGTGAAACACCAACCGAACAAAAAACTCGTTTATAGCTCTCGAGCATTAAGGTACAAAACTTGAGTTGAAGCAAAAAGAAACACCCGCACTTGGTATAAGCCGCGACCACGAGATGGAGAGTCGGAATGCATCTAAACCCATGTCATACATTAGCCTTACGTCCTCCTTATATTTATGATACCCATCACAAGCTATAATTCCGCTAGATCCATTACCTGGTGAGATACTGACTGTCATTAACCCCAGAATAAAATACTAGCTTTGGCCTCCAAGTTTTAAAGTGCTAATATATAGAGTTGCATAATATCCAAAGtgtacattttaattttttgaaaaaatttaaaatgtttaaggTCCTTTATGACCAGCCTGATTAACCTTAGACAAATCTCAATCCATCTAATTACTTGTTCAACTTAACTCTCAATTGTTTAGTGAAAAGCTTACTAGAGTGAACGGTTGTATCCAATACACTAGGCATCCGTCCGTCTTCATCAACAGCTCCTTCCCACTTTGAGTACTCATcataaagagaaaacaaaatattggaTAACAGAAgttaaaagaaaagagaaggaCCTCTAAATTGCAAACCTGAAAAGCTGAAACTGCGGATCCGAAGACGAATCCCTCCGGGAAATCATTCCTGCTATAGTCATCACTGCATCTCCCGGAGAAAGCCAAACTCAAACAAATGGTaaccagaaaataaaaaagctcCATCTCTTATCCTCCCAAAACCTACCCGGCTCTCCGCGAGAGAAACTACACGACGGAGGAAAAAAAACCAGAATCGttctgtaatttttttaaacttactTGTTCATCAAGAATGGTTTATTTAtactttagcaaaaaaaaaagaatggttTATTTAGGccattttttttgaataaaggCTTATTTATGCCATTTCTAAAACCCGAAAACCTTACTAttcaatatttttcattttataatggTTTCTTTTAAATTACATGTGCCAAGATATAACGAAATTTATTAGGTTACATGTTACCTTATTTGTGCAAGAATCAAGGAAGTGAAAACTTGTGTTCTATTTATGCTACTAGGATAAAACATGCGTTTTGCGTAGAGtaaacttatataataaaaattaaaaatatataatattaaaaaattaaatatgtatatgtgtttgaattttttttaatatgtattcaattatattttctttatataatcatttatatgttGGGCTAagcatttgtaattgtaattgtagACCGAATTCCATATTAAATTTAGGATGAATTTGATTAATTTGGGCTTAAAATTTTTATCATCAtttttatacttataaaaatcataatgtaGTCATCAAGTGAATTTTCATCACAAAAATAGGTTTtacaatttttcttaatattttattttaacatcacTGAGAACCATTTTAATTGTTTAAGAACCAGAAGCTTaatattatttccaaaatcaaattaaCTTGACATTAGTATTctacatagttttgaaaattttcaactGAACTTCTAAATTGATACAACCAATTTTCTTGCATTAAGTTGTtagctgaatatatatattatttaatttgaatatttattaaataaaaattcatattaatacaattttatgatcatttgtatctttttataacaaaaacaattaatccattgatcacaaaaatttcaaagtggaattttaaaatttctaataatttatagtcatttttgttgatttgtaaaatttgtgtctatttaatttttttttaatataaatcaatacTTTTAAACATGGCTTCAATCTTCAGTCAAACTGGTAAACCTGTTGATCTGATATCAAAACCAGTTTGAgttttaagaaatatttattattttaaaaaatctgatAAAACTCGTAAAGAAATCGCTAAAACCCGAGGCTGCCATTTAAACCGGAATATGACGATATGTAATTCAATTTGATTTaagctgtttttttttaattttaaaattaaatctgGGGTCAAACTTGTAAACCTACTTACCCGATATAAAATCCAGTttgaattttagaaaatatccattatttaaaaatctgataaaattCACAAAGAAACCGCTAAAACCTGAGGCTACCCGTTGAACTTGTAGATGGTGATATGTAAttcaatttgatttaaattgttatttttaattttaaaatttaaacctGCGGGAAAACATTGTAAATATACCGACCGGATATAAATTACGGTTTGAGTTTTAAGATATatcaattgtttaaaatataataaaattcgCAAAGAAACCACTAAAATCCGATGCTACTTGTTGAGCCACTAGATGACGATAGGTAATCCAATTTGAGTTAAGGCTTgctttaaacttttattttttttaatttttaaatttagttttaatatttgcaTTAGATATTTCAAATCGCAAGATAAATTTACTAGCATTGTTTTGTAGAAAAAAGTACAATACGTTACAAAATATTCACATGTGAacatctaaatttaaaattttaacaaatttatttttaattaatttcggaGTATATTAGTGGTGACTAAGGAAAgttgtataaatatatgtgatattagattatgatatttttaattaatttcggaCGATAGGAGAGGACAAAACGTCTATTTCCGGCGAACCGTCTCTCTTCGGCGATTTGTTCTGATAGTTGTGAGATTACCTAAGACCTCCACCGCGGGAAGAGTTCGCATGACGGGGAACAACCGTGTCCACAGCAGCGCGGCGCTTCAGACTCGCAGAGCGCGATCGGTTATGATCCTTACGCGCCGACGAGCAAGGTGGAGCCGAAGACGAGTCAGCAGAAGTATGAGGACCTTGTAGCTCCAACAACGACGAGGCTCGTGGCTCTTGCAAGAAGTGTGGCCGCGTGGGGGGGCACTTGACTTTTTGAGCACGAGAGAGGATAAGGAGGAGAGGGATGGTGGTGAGGTTGAAGCTGCTGTTGCGGCGGGGCTGGAGAAGGTTAGAAGGTGTGTTGGGGAGAGAGTGAGGAGGTTGAAGAAGCGGAGGACGCATAAGAGGAGGAGTGGGAGTGAGTCTGAGGGTGAGGGTGAGGAAGAAAGAAGGAGTAAGAGGAGGGGGGAAGAAAGAGAGATGATGATTCTGATGAGGATGATGACCGGAGACGGGTTAAgagaaagaggaggaggagaagcagGCGTAATGGTTCTGATGATTCTGAATCATCTGAGGATGATGGAAGAGGTAGAAGGCAGAAGCACAGGAACAAAGTGACGGCGTCTTCTGACTCTGATGTTGGAAGGAGTTCTTCTAAGAAGAAGAGCAGGAAACGTCATCTCAGGCAGTGGCCGATGCAGGAATGTAATTAAGTGGGGCACATACATAAAAATTACTTTTCAGTTGGGAGCATTTCATAGACACCATAAGAGTTAcagaagaaaattttaaaatgagaTGGGGGTATATGACTCCATACCCTTGGCTGTACATCCGCCCCTGGTCTCAGGAGGAAAGACTCAAGTTAAGATCGATCCGGTACTGTTGAGATAGTGTTGTTAAATGGGAAACTGGGTTCAATAACCATCAAAAACTTTATAATTCACAgcctaaccaaaaaaaaatcaaaagtgatattctttgtatattattatagaaTACTACTATTTTAATAGAAGCAATGCTTCTATTATAATAGTATTTGATCTTGTcgaagtttatatatttttgaagaaaatttgAATGTGACAAAATAGTATGAATTGAATTAGTTAGGTCAGTGCGAGAAGTTACCTTATTTGTGCAGATTCCTATTATGATCTTTTGTCGGTGCTCGTCctattattttcttgtttcttcaCATCCATTCTTAGCTATCAATGTATATAAATACTGAAATACATCTATTTTGTTAAATGTGTTACCTACTTTTTCCAACCTCCACATGGGAGGGGGCTCAGCAGTTAGTTGTGACCATTCAATCAAATCTAAACAACTTCCATAAGATTCACTTGTGTGGTGGACAGAGACTACGTTTAATTCATTTGTACCTCTCGACTACGACAGAATCTTGAAATTCAATAAAAAATCTACAGTATTAATTGAACTActtatttagttatattattatattaagtTCGGTTTTTCATTAATCAATATGATCATAACAAACAAATAACAATTGAATCTAAACATCTTCAATCAGATTCACTTGTGTGGTGGACAGAGACCACGTTTAACTCATTCCTATTTCCTATCCATAACCTTTCGGCTATAACAGAATCCAGTTTTAAATTGAACTAATTGAATTTCAATAAAAAATCTACAACATTAATTGAAATActtatttagttatattattatataaattcgGTTTTTCATTAATCAATATGATCATATAACAAATAACAATCGAAAATTTAAGATGAtaacatatgttaatttatctttttatatatgtgGATTGTGATTTCAATTATGTTATTGCCtttcaaaaagatattattttatgtttataaccATTTATCTAAATAATAATCCTAATTagtttaaaacaaatataataacaaatatgatggttttggttaattttggcaaatatgattgaaaaaaattcaatggataatgaaatttaaaaaatatgatattctATTGTAAAAAGTTAGGTTCAAGAGCAGAAGTCAATCTAGTAGCAACCCGCCGTTAAAAAATCAGTTGGACCTTTAAGTTAGTATAAGTATTTGGTGTTAAGAAAAAGTAACTGAAACacgttgctcaaaaaaaaaaaaggtaactGAAACACATACTTAAAAAGAGTGATTTACATCCCAAATCACATTTTGAGATGTAATTCTTGGATTCATTCTCTAGGGTGCCACCAATAGAATTCactatttcatatttaatatctttttaaaaagaaaataaaacattgtcaaattaaattatattttaaagttaaaaaataaaaataaataaaaaataatactaattgcaaacaattttttattaaaaaagtaattttaataccgtcaacaaaacactaaaccttaaatactaaaccctaaacccttggataaatcttaaattctaaacctAGAATTTATCGggtttatccaaatgtttaggtttactatttagagtttagagtataGTGTTTTGCTGGCTGTATtaaaattacttaaaaaaaatttaaggatttaggattcaagggtttaggatttattgttttgctgatggtattaaaaaaagaaaaatatttctttttgcaactatttttttttaattcttggatttttatttttaattttaaaaacataatataatttgacaataatttatttcattttttaaaagatactgaatataaaataataaaatcctATTGTGAGTGAACCTATAGATTCACCTAGGGTATAAGTTCTCCTTAGTTAGTGAACCCAAGAGTTACTCAATTTTGAGTTTGTGTTCCACTCGGAGTCACATGTTACTCTTTGAATACTTTCTTTAACCTTTTCCTTTTATTTCTAAccaaaatataactaaaatttttcAGTTGGATCCATTTTTTCTAACTAAAACAGTGATAGTTCAGGTTTGCAAAAATGGTGGATGAGTTTCAGAACTCAGCGGAAACGATGGCGTCGAGATTCCAACTCACTGATTCCATCTCCTTTACCATTAACTTAAACCCTATAATATTGTGAGGATTTACTCCGATCAAGTCTCCGATCAagtttcttcctcttctccgaTTACTGTGACTTCAAGAAGCAAAAGACACAGCGGTTGTTGACCCGGAGTTCACCGCACTCTTCCGTTAACGAGGAAGAGCCGCTATATCTCTCCGGAGCTGGGATCGAACCAGCAATCACTATACAGCTCACAAGCGAGCTCCGTTACAACGGCAAAAGAtctgattctctctctctctgttctcgGTTGATAACAAACTCTCTAACCAACTCGAGACCTTGACCACTCAGCTTTATACTCAGCTGATAACACTCGTGCAACTCACGTGTGGTCAAGTGAGAAAGAGAACCGACTTTAAACCGGTATCAATTAGTGATTACAAGAAATAACCGGAAACAACTTAACTCGTACCAAACCGCTACGCGCCACGCTGAACcgaaaccttcttcttctcttagaGTCTTCCTGACTTGAACTCTTCCTCTCGATCTAATGACTAGATCCTTCAAATCTCCACCTTAGGCATTAGATTAACCTCTACGCCAAACTCTCTTGACCGAGCACTTGCATCTTGACCGAAGCTCTTAACCACTTGTTTATCTTCTTGAAACTCGAAGGAGCTGCAGAGCATCCTTCACCTTGTAGACTGGAAGTACCTTAGTGAATATATCAGCTGGATTAACTTCTGTAGCAATCTTAGTAACCTTGATCACTCCCTTCTTAATCCAGTCTCTGCCAAAATTGTACTTCACTGccatatgctttgtcctctcgtGAAATACAGCATTCTTGGACAATGCAATAGCGCTCTGAGAATCACAACATATTTCAACTGACTCTTGTTTAAACCCCAACTCTTCAGCAAGACCTTTTAACCATAAACCTTCACGTATGGCTTCTGATAACGAGATATACTCTGCTTCTGTGGTTGACAATGCCACAACCTGCTGAAGCTGTGATCTCCAACTGATGGTGTTGCCTCCAACCGTGTAAACAATACCGTTTATAGACCTCCTATGATCCAAATCTGCAGCATAATCTGAATCACAATAACCCTTCACTATAAACTCTCATTGCTTCCGGTAGCAAAGCTTAGTGTCAACTGATCCTTGTATGTACCTCAAGACCCACTTGACTGCACTCCAATGTTCATGTAGTGGCTTGCTCATGAACCGACTTATCAAGCCTACTGAGTAAGCAAGATCAGGTCTTGTACCAATCATGGCGTACATAATACTCCCAACTGCACTCTGATATGGAATGTTCTTCATGGACTCCACTTTCTCCTGATATTCCTTATCAGACGGAGTACTTAACTTGAAGTGAACTCCCATTGGCGTAGCAGTTGGTTTACACTGGTCCATCTTAAAGTTCGATAGAACTCTTCTCAGATAACCTTCCTGTGATATCCACAAACGCCCATTTACTCTGTCCCTTTCGATTTCCATCCCAAGAATCTTCTTGGCATCTCCTAAGTCCTTCATCTCGAATTCACTGCTTAGTAGTATCTTAAGTGCCTTTACTTCTTCCTTGTTCTTAGACGCGATCaatatatcatccacatataacAGTAGATAGATATATTCATATGTCTTCTCTATCACCTTGTAATAGACGCAACTGTCGTACTCACTTCGACTGAACTGAATCACCTTCATGAAGTCATCAAAACGCTTATTCCACTGACGCGGGGATTGCTTGAGACCGTACAATGATCTCTCAAGCTGACAGACCTTCTCTGGATACTTCTTATCCACAAAACCCTCAGGCTGCTCCATGACTATGAACTCTTCTATCTCACCGTGAAGAAACGCTGTCTTGACATCAATTTGTTGTAGTTCCATGTCATGGTGGACCACTGCTGATAACATGTATCTGATAGACACATGTTTGACTACTGGTGCGAATATCTCTTGATAGTCCACACCCTCCTTCTGCGAATATCCCTTAGCGACAAGCCTCGCTTTGTGACGTGGGTCCTCCACTCCTAAGATTCCAGGCTTCTTCTTGAATAGCCATCTACATTCTATGGTCTTCTTACCAACTGGTCTGTCAATGAGTTTCCAAGTCTTGTTTTTAATCAAGGACATCATCTCTTCCTTAGCCGCTTCTAGCCATTTATCCCTGTCTGCGTGTTTCATGGCCTCTTGGAAACTTCCAGGTTCAGAACTTCCATCCTCTGCTATGAGACACATGAGAATGGAGAATTCTTCATCGTAGGCCACGACAAACTCACACTCATAATCTCCAAGCCTAACTGGCGGTGCGGTTTGTCTTC
This genomic stretch from Raphanus sativus cultivar WK10039 chromosome 3, ASM80110v3, whole genome shotgun sequence harbors:
- the LOC108847627 gene encoding beta-glucosidase 8-like isoform X1, whose translation is MELFYFLVTICLSLAFSGRCSDDYSRNDFPEGFVFGSAVSAFQWEGAVDEDGRMPSVLDTTVHSSNGSSGIIACDGYHKYKEDVRLMYDMGLDAFRLSISWSRLIPSGRGPVNPKGLLFYKNLIQELKRHGIEPHVTLYHDDLPQALEDEYGGWKDRKIIKDFTAYADVCFREFGNTVKFWSTINEPNMLALVNYGVGFLSQTNCTPPFEMVNCTKGNTSTEPYIVLHNMLLAHASTARLYKQNYKHKQNGSVGITFFAFWMVPFTTSEEDEIATQRAKDFLLGWVLHPLVFGDYPNVMRRIVGKRLPCFSEEESYLVKDSSDFLGVIHYTTTYTTADLSSPSQRDFLSDMAASMIPIGNSTLFTIDVLPWGLEGVLEYIKQNYGNPPVYILENGRPTNHHSPLNDVERIEYLHAYIAAVLNSVRNGSETKGYFQWSFMDLFEFINSNYTYGLYYVNFSDPERKRSPKTSALWYSCFLNGTTTCSQDLKNISLSSSPGLSSS
- the LOC108847627 gene encoding beta-glucosidase 3-like isoform X2, whose product is MELFYFLVTICLSLAFSGRCSDDYSRNDFPEGFVFGSAVSAFQWEGAVDEDGRMPSVLDTTVHSSNGSSGIIACDGYHKYKEDVRLMYDMGLDAFRLSISWSRLIPSGRGPVNPKGLLFYKNLIQELKRHGIEPHVTLYHDDLPQALEDEYGGWKDRKIIKDFTAYADVCFREFGNTVKFWSTINEPNMLALVNYGVGFLSQTNCTPPFEMVNCTKGNTSTEPYIVLHNMLLAHASTARLYKQNYKHKQNGSVGITFFAFWMVPFTTSEEDEIATQRAKDFLLGWVLHPLVFGDYPNVMRRIVGKRLPCFSEEESYLVKDSSDFLGVIHYTTTYTTADLSSPSQRDFLSDMAASMIRMFFRS